In Ectothiorhodospiraceae bacterium 2226, a single window of DNA contains:
- the gcvH gene encoding glycine cleavage system protein GcvH, with amino-acid sequence MGAVRGCNIPEDLMYNVENNVWVRKEGDGTVTVGMTSYACSLAGQIVSYTPKKVGKDVKKDKSCATVESGKWVGPVKAPVAGEVTAINDAVASKPGLINEDPYGDGWLVKMKPSDWDGESADLVTGSDALSAFESKMDADGFGGC; translated from the coding sequence TACGTGGGTGTAACATTCCCGAAGACCTGATGTACAACGTTGAGAACAACGTCTGGGTGCGCAAAGAGGGCGACGGCACCGTGACCGTCGGCATGACCTCTTACGCCTGCTCCCTGGCCGGTCAGATCGTCTCCTACACGCCGAAGAAGGTCGGTAAGGACGTCAAGAAGGACAAGTCCTGTGCCACCGTGGAATCCGGCAAGTGGGTGGGTCCGGTGAAGGCGCCGGTCGCCGGCGAAGTGACCGCGATCAACGACGCGGTGGCGAGCAAGCCCGGCTTGATCAACGAAGATCCCTACGGGGACGGTTGGCTGGTGAAGATGAAGCCCTCCGACTGGGACGGCGAGTCGGCCGATCTTGTCACCGGATCCGATGCCCTGAGTGCGTTCGAGTCCAAAATGGACGCGGACGGCTTCGGCGGCTGCTGA